A window from Molothrus ater isolate BHLD 08-10-18 breed brown headed cowbird chromosome 24, BPBGC_Mater_1.1, whole genome shotgun sequence encodes these proteins:
- the BSDC1 gene encoding BSD domain-containing protein 1: protein MAEGEDGGWWRSWLQQSYQAVKEKSTEALEFMKRDLAEFTQVVQHDTACTIAATASVVKDRLARAEGSGATEKVRKGLSDFLGVISDTFAPSPDKTIDCDVITLMATPSGTTEPYDSAKARLYSLQSDPATYCNEPDGPAELLEAWLAQFSLEEKKGEIAELLATSPSIRALYTKMVPVAVSHLEFWQRYFYKLHRLEQDEARREALKQRAEQSMQQEEPGWEEDEEEFLGMSPLPCANITFPGAAQKAPSSEGHQAAAPKAPCGESWAVLPPELVPGEQSPSESSESVSLVTQIANPAPVPATQLQTAAPALPLSQRLQEATLEEQSSLPKPPEAAQPCAPAQPSAAPSELAAGTELRELESKGQGRTETLREEGPTDLRVFELNSDSGKSTPSNNGKKGSSTDISEDWEKDFDLDMTEEEVQLALSKVEMSGELEDEEWEDWE, encoded by the exons ATGGCGGAGGG GGAGGATGGCGGCTGGTGGCGGagctggctccagcagagctaCCAGGCCGTCAAGGAGAAG TCCACAGAGGCTTTGGAGTTCATGAAGAGGGACCTGGCTGAGTTCACCCAGGTGGTGCAGCACGACACCGCCTGCACCATCGCCGCCACGGCCAGCGTGGTCAAGGACAGGCTGGCA AGGGCAGAAGGCTCAGGTGCCACTGAGAAGGTGAGGAAGGGCCTGTCTGACTTCCTGGGGGTCATCTCGGACACCTTCGCTCCCTCTCCGGACAAGACCATTGACTGTGACGTTATCACCCTGATGGCAACGCCCTCAGGTACCACTGAGCCCTACGACAGTGCCAAG GCCCGTCTCTACAGCCTCCAGTCCGACCCAGCCACCTACTGCAACGAGCCCGATG gccctgctgagctgctggaggcctGGCTGGCtcagttcagcctggaggagaagaaaggggagattgcagagctgctggccacCAGCCCTTCCATCAGGGCACTCTACACCAAAATG GTCCCTGTGGCTGTTTCCCACTTGGAGTTCTGGCAGCGCTATTTTTACAAACTGCATCGCCTGGAGCAG GATGAAGCCCGGAGGGAGGCTCTGAAGCAGcgagcagagcagagcatgcagcaagaggagccaggctgggaggaggatgAAG AGGAGTTCTTGGGGATGTCCCCCCTGCCTTGTGCAAACATCACgtttccaggagcagcacagaaagcaccCAGCTCAGAGGGACACCAGGCTGCTGCCCCCAAGGCTCCctgtggggagagctgggctgtgctgcccccagagctggtgccaggggagcagagcccctcGGAGAGCAGCGAGAGCGTGTCCCTTGTGACTCAGATTGCAAaccctgcccctgtgcctgccacCCAGCTACagactgcagctccagccctgcccctctcccagaggctgcaggaggccaccttggaagagcagagctccctgccaaAGCCCCCAGAAGCTGCTCAGCCTTGTGCACCTGCCCAGCCATCAGCAGCACCCTCggagctggcagctggaacggagctcagggagctggagagcaaagggcagggcaggacagagacTCTGAGGGAGGAAGGACCCACAGATCTGAGAGTCTTCGAGCTCAACTCGGACAGTGGCAAATCCACCCCCTCCAACAACGGCAAGAAAG GCTCCAGCACGGATATCAGCGAGGACTGGGAAAAGGACTTTGATCTGGACATGACAGAGGAGGAGGTGCAGCTGGCACTGTCCAAGGTGGAAATGTCTGGGGAG CTGGAAGATGAAGAGTGGGAAGACTGGGAATAA
- the ZBTB8B gene encoding zinc finger and BTB domain-containing protein 8B, whose product MEVQSYYTKLLGELNEQRKRDFFCDCSIIVEGRIFKAHKNILFANSGYFRALLIHYIQDSGRHSTASLDIVTSEAFSVILDFLYSGKLDLCGDNVIEVMSAASYLQMTDVVNFCKSYIRSSLDICRKMEREAVVFYQADSGSSAREGPSAGSKGAASVSSMQEKVLECQRDPPCGDCSGCHPLEVAARDPQSSDSPDGCRRVEPKVEFDPEPAGAAALEPMEEGQPLELACNNLHMKQFLEALLRNSSAPRKEDVVHHLVRGFEGRAEDAGVPMSSMVDIHSDWYGEDTGDVLVVPIKLHKCPFCPYTAKQKGILKRHIRSHTGERPYPCETCGKRFTRQEHLRSHALSVHRSNKPIICKGCRRTFTNSLSQGLRRFGLCDSCTCVTTTHEDSLPINLSLVETASEGQEKGDADNDWPIYVESGEENDPAEDDDGDDKQEIHRSLSDRETLM is encoded by the exons ATGGAGGTTCAGTCCTACTACACCaagctgctgggggagctgaaCGAGCAGCGCAAGCGGGATTTCTTCTGCGACTGCAGCATCATCGTGGAGGGCAGGATCTTCAAAGCCCACAAGAACATCCTGTTCGCCAACAGCGGCTACTTCCGAGCGCTGCTCATCCACTACATCCAGGACAGCGGGCGCCACAGCACGGCCTCGCTGGACATCGTCACCTCCGAGGCTTTCTCCGTCATCCTGGATTTCCTCTACTCGGGGAAGCTGGATCTGTGCGGGGACAACGTCATCGAGGTGATGTCGGCGGCCAGCTACCTGCAGATGACCGACGTGGTCAACTTCTGCAAGAGCTACATCAGGTCCTCGCTGGACATCTGcaggaagatggagagggagGCTGTGGTGTTCTACCAGGCTGACAGCGGCAGCTCGGCCAGGGAGGGCCCCTCCGCGGGCTCCAAGGGCGCTGCCTCCGTGTCCTCCATGCAGGAGAAGGTTCTGGAATGCCAGAGGGACCCTCCCTGCGGGGACTGCAGTGGCTGTCACCCCCTGGAGGTGGCGGCCAGGGACCCTCAGAGCAGTGACTCCCCCGATGGCTGCAGGAGGGTGGAACCCAAGGTGGAGTTTGACCCCGAGCCCGCGGGCGCGGCAGCGCTGGAGCCCATGGAAGaggggcagcccctggagctggccTGCAATAATTTGCACATGAAGCAGTTCCTGGAGGCTCTGCTGCGCAACAGCTCGGCCCCGAGGAAGGAGGACGTGGTGCATCACTTGGTCCGGGGATTTGAGGGTAGGGCTGAGGATGCTGGAGTGCCCATGAGCTCCATGGTGGACATTCACAGCGACTGGTATGGTGAGGACACAG GTGACGTGCTGGTGGTGCCCATCAAGCTGCACAAGTGCCCCTTCTGCCCCTACACGGCCAAGCAGAAGGGGATCCTGAAGCGCCACATCCGCTCGCACACCGGGGAGCGGCCGTACCCCTGCGAGACCTGCGGGAAGCGCTTCACCCGCCAGGAGCACCTGCGCAGCCACGCCCTCAGC GTCCATCGCTCCAACAAGCCCATCATCtgcaagggctgcaggaggaccTTCACCAACAGCCTGTCCCAGGGGCTGCGGCGCTTCGGGCTCTGTGACAGCTGCACCTGTGTCACCACCACCCACGAGGACTCCCTGCCCATCAACCTCAGCCTGGTGGAAACGGCCTCAGAAGGGCAGGAAAAAGGAGATGCTGACAATGATTGGCCCATCTACGTGGAGTCTGGAGAGGAAAATGACCCAGCTGAGGATGATGATGGCGATGACAAGCAGGAAATCCACCGCAGTTTGTCAGACAGAGAGACTTTGATGTAG
- the ZBTB8A gene encoding zinc finger and BTB domain-containing protein 8A: MEISSHQFHLLQQLNEQRRQDLFCDCNILVEGKVFKAHRNVLFASSGYFKMLLSQSSKETSQSTTATFQAFSPDTFTVILDFVYSGKLSLTGQNVIEVMSAASYLQMTDVISVCKTFIKSSLDISEKEKDRYFSLSDKDVSSNGVERSCVYSGGWRAESSPPHPHSSPDPGTCMMGGNAWSNFNYYPSSQRNAQQQQQQQQLSKHEQRQDSIKKSRHLGLQQPSDIPHYKSSKLEDRAAEPAGHAAPPEEQVHIDTEVEAPPHVGYQFSQGAEVMPRALAVSQQEHESPRSSSKSKSSKAEEQYGSMPSILGVMGNWAEDDLARMRFKCPFCSHVVKRKADLKRHLRCHTGERPYPCEACGKRFSRLDHLSSHFRTIHQACKPICRKCKRHVTELTGQVVQEGTRRYRLCNECLAEAGIDSIRIDLEAEAPLEFPQDGDKDSRWHYGEDNRSDVEIVEDGSNDLVIQQVDDSEDEAEEKEVKPNIR; this comes from the exons ATGGAGATTTCTTCTCATCAGTTTCACCTCTTGCAGCAACTAAATGAGCAGCGCAGGCAGGACTTGTTCTGTGACTGCAACATCCTGGTGGAGGGCAAGGTCTTCAAAGCCCATCGCAATGTGCTGTTTGCCAGCAGTGGCTACTTCAAAATGCTCCTTTCGCAGAGCTCGAAGGAGACGAGTCAGTCCACCACAGCCACTTTCCAGGCCTTTTCTCCTGACACCTTCACAGTTATCCTGGATTTTGTGTATTCAGGCAAACTGTCCCTCACTGGTCAGAATGTGATCGAAGTCATGTCAGCCGCCAGCTATCTGCAGATGACCGATGTGATCAGCGTGTGTAAAACCTTCATCAAGTCGTCGCTGGACATCAGTGAGAAGGAGAAGGATCGCTACTTCAGCCTGTCAGACAAAGATGTGAGCTCCAACGGCGTGGAGCGATCCTGTGTGTACAGCGGAGGGTGgagggcagagagcagccccccACATCCCCACTCCAGCCCAGACCCTGGGACTTGCATGATGGGCGGCAACGCTTGGAGCAATTTCAACTATTACCCCAGCTCTCAAAGAaatgcccagcagcagcagcagcagcagcagctgtccaAACACGAGCAGCGGCAGGATTCCATCAAGAAATCCCggcacctggggctgcagcagccttcAGACATCCCCCACTATAAATCGAGCAAGCTGGAGGACAGGGCCGCCGAGCCCGCCGGCCACGCCGCGCCGCCCGAGGAGCAAGTTCACATTGACACCGAGGTGGAAGCTCCTCCTCACGTGGGTTACCAGTTCAGCCAGGGGGCTGAGGTGATGCCCAGGGCCTTGGCTGTGTCGCAGCAGGAGCACGAGTCACCCCGCTCCTCCAGCAAGTCCAAGTCCTCCAAAGCTGAGGAGCAGTACGGGAGCATGCCCTCCATCCTGGGAGTCATGGGGAACTGGGCTGAAG ATGACCTGGCCAGGATGAGGTTCAAGTGTCCGTTCTGCAGCCACGTGGTGAAGAGAAAAGCTGACCTGAAGCGTCACCTTCGCTGTCACACGGGAGAGCGGCCGTACCCCTGCGAGGCGTGTGGGAAGAGATTCAGCAGGCTGGATCACCTCAGCAGCCATTTTCGAACT ATCCACCAGGCGTGCAAGCCCATCTGCAGGAAGTGCAAGCGGCACGTGACGGAGCTGACGGGCCAGGTGGTGCAGGAGGGCACGCGGCGCTACAGACTGTGCAACGAGTGCCTGGCAGAGGCCGGCATCGACAGCATCCGCATTGACTTGGAGGCCGAGGCACCTCTGGAGTTCCCCCAGGACGGGGACAAGGACTCCAGGTGGCACTACGGGGAGGACAACAGGTCTGACGTGGAGATCGTGGAGGACGGCTCCAACGACTTGGTCATCCAGCAGGTGGATGACAGCGAGGATGAAGCGGAGGAGAAGGAAGTGAAACCAAACATTAGGTAG